Proteins found in one Thalassomonas actiniarum genomic segment:
- a CDS encoding diguanylate cyclase gives MAVFDTKNVPDKADGTGEKPLIMLVDDEIENINVLSQLLAANFQVITGLNGSEAIDIIDNMADPGKIQLIISDQRMPKMTGVEFLEKVSDKIPDTIRIILTAFSDTQVIIDSVNKANIYKFITKPFDPVELLLTVKRGIEAFQMRQKLLAYSSHLEKLVIKRTEELKRKNRELVQALNTLEARSLNDQLTGTHNRHFLQKLMPQELTKFRREHQVDPKDDGYFGMMMLDIDYFKQVNDTYGHDAGDKVLIGFSQILKATCRTSDWIVRWGGEEFVIIARGLSFDGLHHLAERIRQNVELHEFDLGCEQRMLRTCSMGIVSFPFIKNQFDALSWQQTLNLADIALYLAKNNGRNAWVSLFAREISYHDGFYDNILSNLKTLIENNAIAYKTSLAQSSLKFNDIHTQ, from the coding sequence ATGGCTGTTTTTGATACCAAAAATGTACCGGATAAAGCAGACGGTACCGGCGAAAAACCCCTGATCATGCTGGTGGATGATGAAATTGAAAACATCAATGTCCTCAGCCAGTTATTAGCCGCCAACTTTCAAGTCATCACCGGGCTCAATGGCAGCGAAGCAATTGATATCATAGATAACATGGCAGATCCGGGTAAAATCCAGCTGATCATCAGCGACCAGAGAATGCCGAAAATGACCGGCGTTGAATTCTTAGAGAAAGTATCCGATAAAATACCGGACACCATACGGATTATTTTAACCGCCTTCTCTGACACCCAAGTCATTATCGACTCGGTCAACAAGGCTAATATCTATAAATTTATCACCAAACCTTTTGATCCGGTTGAACTGTTGTTAACGGTAAAAAGAGGCATTGAAGCCTTTCAAATGCGGCAAAAACTACTCGCCTACTCCAGTCATTTAGAAAAGTTGGTCATAAAAAGAACAGAAGAATTAAAAAGGAAAAACCGAGAGCTGGTTCAGGCATTAAACACCTTGGAAGCGCGTAGCCTCAATGATCAATTAACCGGCACCCACAACAGGCACTTCCTGCAAAAATTAATGCCGCAGGAGCTGACAAAGTTCAGGCGGGAGCATCAGGTAGACCCCAAGGATGACGGTTACTTTGGCATGATGATGCTCGACATCGACTATTTTAAACAGGTCAACGATACCTATGGCCATGATGCCGGAGACAAGGTACTTATCGGCTTTAGCCAAATTCTCAAAGCCACTTGCAGGACATCCGATTGGATAGTGCGCTGGGGCGGTGAAGAGTTTGTGATTATCGCCCGCGGACTCTCTTTCGACGGACTGCATCACCTGGCGGAAAGGATCAGGCAAAACGTTGAATTACATGAATTTGATTTGGGGTGCGAACAACGTATGTTAAGAACCTGCTCCATGGGGATAGTATCTTTTCCTTTTATCAAAAATCAATTTGACGCCTTAAGTTGGCAGCAAACCCTCAACTTGGCAGATATTGCCTTATACCTGGCCAAAAACAACGGCAGAAATGCCTGGGTGAGTTTGTTTGCAAGAGAAATCAGCTACCATGATGGCTTCTATGACAATATCCTGAGCAACTTAAAAACCTTAATTGAAAACAATGCCATTGCCTACAAAACATCATTAGCGCAAAGCAGCTTAAAGTTTAACGATATTCATACTCAATGA
- a CDS encoding ATP-binding protein yields the protein MKSNHLTGEFAVTSAENKCKLIMSLIENGCGTDEVTQENIYPVFQHESCQRDTGLAMAISFGTIEAHGGTVKVAYTIDEGTKVSIYLPIA from the coding sequence ATAAAAAGCAACCACTTAACAGGAGAATTTGCCGTTACCTCAGCCGAAAATAAGTGTAAGTTAATCATGAGCTTGATAGAAAATGGCTGCGGGACGGACGAAGTGACTCAGGAAAATATTTACCCCGTTTTTCAGCACGAAAGCTGTCAGCGAGATACAGGGTTGGCCATGGCAATTTCATTCGGCACAATTGAAGCACACGGAGGTACTGTCAAGGTAGCTTATACTATAGATGAGGGAACAAAAGTATCCATATATTTGCCTATAGCTTAA
- a CDS encoding sensor histidine kinase: MKPPSLVDVKDSIATHLLKVVFSFYLVLTVAVTLAHIYVEFSDTKEKVKNELVVIGNTFEPGLAKALWDYNTEQLQPVFLGMVESPDVEGIKLEDEWGNISGKGRIINKNGQIIDFDSKGNQQPVLGYSHFSGLFQHSFTIKHINKGETVTLGQATIYSSSGVVVEKVKWGFFYIIINAIIKTIALWVLFLIISRKLLSRPLASLTEATQQVDLDKLDNLEIVIDTKGRNELKILEEAFNAMIEKLNGAKQEIVDKAQQLTARNEELSNLSTELKLSNHRLTTILENTKALGEVSDKKSAMLLTTNTLLQEIPFSHFPKINIVYQDIDAGDKEAFISFCPSSTAEPLDNDLAQVNTMNSSELLFNKTLSESPTLPTDIQPETGYCLTDTQLDLIVRQGEELRGVISIQDIDTSVLSEEYLAFIDTLAHFLSLTIEKIEMNQGLERKINERSGELIEAFQKLASQHSELKSTQQQLVQSEKLASIGTLTAGVAHEINNPNNFAYAAVYLMQDEIKEIMAFLKQLAGGDDADPEVIAALENKFTKLIELTNTAREGTKRIKVIVSDLRSFSRLDDTQKEQIYLSTLIKSTLNLVSTQYTEIDITTNFICDPLITCFPAKLSQVFMNIAVNACQAIETNTRKNNNLAGKLTITLNEDYHQLKLTFQDNGCGMDEMTQKKIFDPFFTTKDVGSGTGLGMAISFGIIEEHGGTIKVASTIDEGTSISIYLPLDET, encoded by the coding sequence ATGAAGCCTCCATCCCTGGTTGACGTCAAAGACTCTATCGCAACACACCTGCTTAAAGTTGTCTTTTCCTTCTATCTTGTGCTGACCGTTGCCGTAACCCTTGCCCACATCTATGTGGAATTTTCCGATACTAAAGAAAAAGTAAAAAATGAATTGGTTGTGATCGGCAATACCTTTGAACCCGGACTCGCCAAAGCATTATGGGACTATAATACCGAACAGCTGCAACCGGTCTTTTTAGGCATGGTTGAGTCCCCGGACGTTGAAGGCATCAAGCTCGAAGATGAATGGGGAAATATTTCAGGTAAAGGGCGCATTATCAATAAAAATGGACAAATCATCGACTTCGATTCAAAAGGAAACCAACAACCTGTTTTGGGCTATTCGCATTTCTCCGGATTATTTCAGCACTCATTTACAATAAAACATATCAATAAAGGAGAAACCGTCACTCTGGGCCAGGCCACCATATACTCAAGCTCCGGCGTTGTCGTTGAGAAAGTCAAATGGGGTTTTTTCTATATCATCATCAACGCCATTATTAAAACCATCGCCTTATGGGTTTTATTCCTGATCATTTCAAGAAAGCTGCTCAGCCGTCCACTGGCGTCATTAACCGAGGCGACACAGCAAGTCGATTTAGACAAACTGGATAATTTAGAAATCGTTATCGACACTAAGGGGCGCAATGAGCTGAAAATACTAGAAGAAGCCTTTAATGCCATGATCGAGAAATTAAACGGCGCCAAACAGGAGATAGTCGACAAAGCGCAGCAATTAACAGCACGTAACGAAGAGTTATCGAATTTATCGACCGAGCTCAAGCTTTCCAATCACAGATTAACGACCATATTGGAAAATACCAAGGCACTGGGTGAAGTCAGTGATAAAAAATCGGCTATGCTGCTCACCACTAATACCCTGTTGCAGGAAATCCCTTTCAGCCATTTTCCGAAAATCAACATCGTCTATCAAGATATCGATGCCGGAGATAAGGAAGCTTTTATCTCATTCTGTCCCTCATCCACCGCCGAGCCTCTTGATAATGACCTGGCTCAAGTCAATACCATGAACAGCAGCGAGTTGCTTTTCAACAAAACACTTTCCGAAAGCCCCACCTTACCCACAGATATCCAGCCGGAAACAGGGTACTGTTTGACAGACACCCAGCTTGACTTGATTGTCCGCCAGGGGGAAGAGTTACGGGGCGTGATCTCAATACAGGATATAGATACCTCAGTGCTCAGTGAGGAATATCTGGCCTTCATTGATACCCTGGCACATTTTTTATCATTAACGATTGAAAAAATAGAAATGAACCAGGGACTGGAGCGCAAAATCAATGAACGCAGCGGTGAGCTCATCGAAGCCTTTCAGAAACTAGCCAGCCAGCACTCGGAGCTAAAATCTACCCAGCAACAGCTGGTACAGTCGGAAAAATTAGCCTCCATCGGCACATTAACGGCGGGAGTCGCACACGAGATCAACAACCCCAATAATTTTGCCTATGCCGCGGTGTATCTGATGCAGGATGAAATAAAAGAAATAATGGCCTTCTTAAAGCAGCTTGCCGGCGGCGATGATGCCGACCCCGAGGTCATAGCTGCGCTTGAGAATAAATTTACCAAATTAATTGAATTAACCAATACCGCCAGAGAGGGAACGAAACGTATTAAAGTGATCGTCAGTGATCTCAGATCATTTTCCCGCCTCGATGACACGCAAAAGGAACAGATTTATCTGTCTACCTTAATTAAATCAACCCTTAACCTGGTCAGTACCCAATATACCGAAATAGACATCACAACAAACTTTATTTGCGACCCGCTAATAACTTGCTTTCCGGCAAAACTTAGTCAAGTATTTATGAACATTGCTGTCAACGCTTGCCAGGCGATAGAGACAAATACACGCAAAAATAACAATTTAGCAGGGAAATTAACCATCACCTTAAACGAGGATTATCATCAGCTAAAGCTAACCTTTCAAGATAACGGCTGCGGCATGGATGAAATGACTCAGAAGAAAATCTTTGACCCGTTTTTCACCACCAAAGATGTCGGCAGCGGTACCGGGTTGGGCATGGCAATTTCGTTCGGCATTATTGAAGAACACGGAGGTACGATCAAGGTAGCTTCTACTATCGATGAGGGAACAAGCATATCTATTTATTTGCCTTTAGATGAAACATAA
- a CDS encoding diguanylate cyclase: protein MPIFDMKNIPSKSSRPPEKPLIMLVDDEAENLNVMRQLLAADFQVITALSGYEAIQIINNMGDAGKIQLIISDQRMPKMSGVEFLKLVADKIPDTIRIILSAYSDTQVVIDSINKAEIYKFMTKPFDPGELSLTVKRGVEAFQMRQQLFKYSTHLEKLVAERTQELHQKNEELSQALHALEQLSLSDQLTGAYNRHFLDKFMPQEINQFKRKYKRHLGKRGYFGIMMIDIDHFKAVNDNYGHDAGDKLLVGFTKMLQQNCREEDWVVRWGGEEFVIITRGLSLTGQQCLAERLRAKIVSKEFDIGCGQKLLKTCSMGLVCFPFIKNSFNALSWQQTLNLADLALYQAKNNGRNTWVSLCNAHLTQDEHLYENIMNNLQTLIGNNLISYHSTHPGSHITFNTIKHG, encoded by the coding sequence ATGCCTATTTTTGATATGAAAAATATTCCTTCCAAATCAAGCCGCCCTCCGGAAAAGCCCCTGATCATGCTGGTTGATGATGAAGCTGAAAACCTTAATGTAATGCGCCAGTTATTGGCCGCTGACTTCCAGGTCATCACCGCACTCAGTGGTTATGAAGCGATACAAATCATCAACAATATGGGCGATGCCGGCAAAATACAACTGATCATCAGCGATCAAAGAATGCCGAAAATGTCCGGTGTTGAGTTCCTGAAGCTGGTTGCAGATAAAATACCGGATACTATTCGCATCATACTATCGGCTTACTCTGACACCCAGGTCGTTATTGATTCCATTAACAAGGCTGAGATCTACAAATTTATGACCAAGCCTTTTGATCCGGGGGAATTGTCCCTCACGGTAAAAAGAGGCGTTGAAGCCTTTCAAATGCGGCAACAATTATTCAAGTATTCAACCCACTTGGAAAAATTAGTTGCCGAAAGAACCCAGGAGTTGCACCAGAAAAATGAAGAACTCAGCCAGGCATTACACGCGTTAGAACAGCTCAGTTTGAGCGATCAACTAACCGGTGCCTACAACCGGCATTTTTTGGATAAGTTTATGCCCCAGGAAATTAACCAGTTTAAACGAAAATATAAACGGCATTTGGGGAAACGGGGTTACTTTGGCATCATGATGATAGACATAGACCATTTTAAAGCCGTCAATGATAACTATGGCCATGACGCCGGAGACAAGTTACTTGTCGGCTTTACCAAAATGCTGCAACAAAACTGCCGGGAAGAAGACTGGGTGGTGCGTTGGGGCGGTGAAGAGTTCGTCATCATTACCAGGGGGCTGTCATTAACAGGTCAGCAATGCTTAGCCGAAAGACTCAGGGCTAAGATAGTATCAAAAGAGTTTGACATAGGTTGCGGGCAAAAATTACTGAAAACCTGCTCTATGGGCCTGGTCTGCTTCCCCTTTATAAAAAACAGCTTTAATGCCTTAAGTTGGCAGCAAACCTTAAACCTGGCAGACCTTGCCTTATATCAGGCTAAAAATAACGGCAGAAATACCTGGGTCAGCTTATGTAATGCCCACCTGACCCAGGATGAACACTTATATGAAAATATCATGAACAATTTACAGACCTTAATTGGCAACAACCTTATCTCCTACCATAGTACTCATCCGGGCAGCCATATCACTTTTAATACCATAAAACACGGCTAA